One window of Mesorhizobium loti R88b genomic DNA carries:
- a CDS encoding universal stress protein encodes MRFKTIVAILQNEQDAERVLDCAIPLASRFESHLVGIHAEALPVPYTSATGFPDTEFLQVSADMNRERADKLQAVFLRRIEDSGLSFEWRSLESFSGDSALTGISSVRAADLIVAAQRDTGGDPSADVDTLVYDAGRPVLVVPSAGPLVTTFKHVLLAWNGSKEAARAAFDALPFIIEAEKTDILVIDPPDTLDESPEASGAQIASALSRHGATVSVSVQKSGGTSVDDMIQNRVAETGADLLVLGAYSHSWLRQLLFGGVTRTVLRTTQVAAFLSR; translated from the coding sequence ATGCGCTTCAAGACCATCGTTGCCATTCTGCAGAACGAGCAGGACGCCGAGCGCGTGCTCGACTGCGCCATTCCGCTCGCCAGCCGCTTCGAGAGCCATCTGGTTGGCATCCATGCCGAGGCGCTTCCGGTGCCCTACACATCGGCGACCGGCTTTCCCGATACCGAGTTCCTGCAGGTCTCGGCCGACATGAACCGGGAGCGGGCCGACAAGCTGCAGGCTGTCTTCCTCAGGCGTATCGAGGATTCCGGACTCTCCTTCGAGTGGCGCAGCCTGGAGAGTTTCTCCGGCGACAGCGCGCTGACCGGCATTTCAAGCGTGCGCGCCGCCGATCTGATTGTCGCCGCCCAGCGCGATACTGGCGGGGATCCGAGCGCCGATGTCGACACGCTTGTCTATGATGCCGGCCGGCCGGTACTGGTGGTGCCGAGCGCGGGTCCGCTGGTCACCACCTTCAAACATGTGCTGCTCGCCTGGAACGGCAGCAAGGAAGCCGCGCGCGCCGCCTTCGACGCCCTGCCCTTCATCATCGAGGCCGAGAAAACCGACATACTGGTCATCGATCCGCCCGATACGCTCGACGAAAGCCCGGAGGCATCAGGAGCTCAAATTGCGTCGGCCCTGTCACGCCACGGCGCCACCGTCAGCGTCTCGGTGCAGAAATCGGGCGGCACCTCGGTTGACGACATGATCCAGAACAGGGTCGCCGAGACCGGCGCTGATCTCCTGGTGCTTGGCGCCTACAGCCACTCATGGCTGCGCCAGCTGCTGTTTGGCGGGGTGACGCGCACGGTGCTGCGCACAACCCAGGTGGCGGCCTTCCTGTCGCGATAA
- a CDS encoding NUDIX hydrolase, with the protein MLTRPTTHNHLAERVRRLFGTAPCRLQVAALPWRDAGNNVEIMLITSRDTGRWVLPKGWPEAREPLCEAAAREAGEEAGLRGSISHLEAGRYFYAKVLASGEEVPCEVLVFPLHVDKIADRWKEKRSRTRKWVSSSEAVRMVNEPDLCQIIAYFCADPHRFA; encoded by the coding sequence ATGTTGACGAGGCCAACGACGCATAACCATCTGGCTGAAAGGGTCCGGCGACTCTTCGGCACCGCGCCGTGCCGTCTGCAGGTTGCCGCCTTGCCCTGGCGCGATGCCGGGAACAACGTCGAGATCATGCTGATCACCAGCCGTGATACTGGCCGCTGGGTGTTGCCAAAGGGCTGGCCGGAAGCCAGGGAGCCACTGTGCGAGGCAGCTGCGCGCGAGGCCGGCGAGGAAGCCGGATTGCGTGGAAGCATCTCCCATCTGGAGGCCGGCCGCTACTTCTATGCCAAGGTGCTGGCATCGGGCGAAGAAGTGCCTTGCGAGGTGCTGGTGTTTCCGCTGCATGTCGACAAGATCGCCGACCGCTGGAAGGAAAAGCGCTCCCGTACCCGCAAATGGGTCAGTTCCAGCGAAGCGGTGCGCATGGTCAATGAACCGGACCTTTGCCAGATCATCGCCTATTTCTGCGCCGACCCGCACAGATTCGCCTGA
- a CDS encoding PilZ domain-containing protein yields MANPVNPLQQDPDGPKREHRPRVLKGGTVITGIQNSEVAVMLRNQHAGGAELKVPPESRVPDHFLLYVPLDGVAYRCEVRWRRSDRVGVRFTGTEPKPKLHYG; encoded by the coding sequence ATGGCGAATCCTGTAAACCCACTTCAGCAAGATCCCGACGGCCCCAAGCGCGAACATCGTCCGCGCGTGCTCAAGGGTGGAACTGTTATTACCGGAATTCAAAACTCGGAAGTCGCCGTTATGCTGCGCAACCAGCATGCGGGCGGCGCCGAATTGAAAGTACCGCCCGAATCGCGGGTTCCCGATCATTTCCTTCTTTATGTGCCGCTCGACGGCGTCGCCTATCGCTGCGAGGTCCGCTGGCGCCGCAGCGACCGGGTCGGTGTACGGTTCACCGGCACCGAGCCGAAGCCCAAGTTGCATTACGGCTGA
- the gpt gene encoding xanthine phosphoribosyltransferase produces the protein MSLPEKAFPVSWDQFHRDARALAWRLASANKGQWKAIVCITRGGLVPAAIISRELGIRVIETVCVASYHDYTSQGQMQVLKEITPALLVDEGVGVLIIDDLTDTGKTAAIVRAMMPKAHFATVYAKPKGRPLVDTFVTEVSQDTWIYFPWDMGFTYQKPIADDHAG, from the coding sequence ATGTCTCTTCCCGAAAAAGCCTTCCCGGTCTCCTGGGACCAGTTTCATCGCGATGCGCGCGCGCTCGCCTGGCGGCTAGCGAGCGCCAACAAGGGGCAATGGAAAGCGATCGTCTGCATCACGCGTGGCGGGCTGGTTCCCGCTGCCATTATCTCACGCGAGCTTGGCATCCGTGTCATCGAGACGGTGTGTGTCGCCTCCTATCATGACTACACCAGCCAGGGGCAGATGCAGGTGCTGAAGGAGATTACGCCGGCATTGCTGGTCGACGAAGGCGTCGGCGTGCTGATCATCGATGACCTGACCGACACCGGCAAGACGGCGGCGATCGTGCGCGCGATGATGCCCAAGGCGCATTTCGCCACCGTCTACGCCAAGCCCAAAGGCCGGCCGCTGGTCGATACTTTCGTCACCGAAGTGAGCCAGGACACCTGGATCTATTTCCCCTGGGACATGGGCTTCACCTATCAGAAGCCGATCGCCGACGACCACGCCGGCTGA